A region of the Candidatus Neomarinimicrobiota bacterium genome:
ATAATGAATTTATTGACGCCCATCGGTAAGGGACAGCGCGGGCTTATAGTTGCACAACCGAAAACGGGAAAGACGATGCTTCTTCAAAAACTGGCTAACAGCATTACGAGGAACCATCCGGAGATAAAACTTATGGTCTTGTTGATAGACGAGAGACCCGAAGAGGTCACGGACATGGAACGGTCGGTTGATGCGGAAGTTATCTCGTCCACGTTCGATGAGCCGCCGGAAAGGCATGTCCAGGTGGCGGACATGGTACTCGAAAAAGCACGCAGGCTGGTCGAGTACGAGATGGACGTAGTCATCCTGTTAGACAGCCTGACACGCCTGGCACGGGCGCATAATACAGTTGTACCCCACAGTGGTAAAATACTCTCAGGCGGCGTTGATTCTAATGCACTGCACAGACCTAAGCGTTTCTTCGGCGCTGCGAGGAACGTCGAAGGAGGGGGAAGCCTGACGATACTTGCTACCGCGCTGATTGACACAGGAAGCAGGATGGATGACGTTATCTTCGAAGAATTCAAAGGGACGGGTAATATGGAACTTGTTCTCGACAGGAGATTGAGTGACAGAAGGATATTCCCTTCGATTGAGTTGAACCGCTCCGGCACAAGAAAGGAAGAGCTGCTGCTTTCGAAAGATCAACTTAACAGACTATGGATTCTGCGCAAATTCCTCAGCGATCTGAATCCGGTAGAGGGTATGGAATTTCTTTTAGAGAGAATGAGAAGAACCAAGAGTAATAAAGAATTCCTTGCATCTATGAGCGATTGGAAGTAGTATAGTGCAGGATACTCTTAGAAGGGCGTACTTTAATTAGTTTTTCAAGATTCTTATTTATATAACCAGGGCTTTTGCCGGAGCCTTCAATGCGTTCTATTCGTGTATACAGAGTTCGAATAAAAATCAATCCTGACGGTAAGGTTTCAAGTCACCATTTCCGGGCGTATATGCTCAAGAAATTTCCGGACAGCAAGCTCGTTGAATATTCCGGTGGAGCCACAGACAAGATTAGGTCCACCCCTCTGATCCAGTATAAGATACTCGATTCCGATCCATTTATCATCGCAGTCGAGGACGGTGTTGATGCTCTAAAGGAAGTGCTGCCGCAGCTCTCTGAACTCTATCTCGGGCATAACAAGTACGGGATCATCGAAATAGAGAAAAACGAAACTGACTCCGAGATAGGAGTTACGACCAAACGTAAGAAGTACACGTTCGAAACTCCATGGTTAGCGCTCGGTGAGGAGGACTACGGAAAATTTAAGTATTTGTACCAGCAGGAACGCGATGCCGCTCTCTCGAAAATGCTCATCAGGAATATACTCGGTCTTGCAAGAACT
Encoded here:
- the rho gene encoding transcription termination factor Rho codes for the protein METDIKELQSMKIAELSNLAVELELPDASNMKKQELIFGILEARADKEGQIHSEGVLEILPDGYGFLRSVDYNYLPGPDDVYISPSQIKRFSLRTGDTVAGQIRPPKDNERFFALLKVEKVNDQDPEKAKEVVRFDNLTPLYPEEIIDLEAEPNGYSMRIMNLLTPIGKGQRGLIVAQPKTGKTMLLQKLANSITRNHPEIKLMVLLIDERPEEVTDMERSVDAEVISSTFDEPPERHVQVADMVLEKARRLVEYEMDVVILLDSLTRLARAHNTVVPHSGKILSGGVDSNALHRPKRFFGAARNVEGGGSLTILATALIDTGSRMDDVIFEEFKGTGNMELVLDRRLSDRRIFPSIELNRSGTRKEELLLSKDQLNRLWILRKFLSDLNPVEGMEFLLERMRRTKSNKEFLASMSDWK